One Drosophila virilis strain 15010-1051.87 chromosome 5, Dvir_AGI_RSII-ME, whole genome shotgun sequence DNA window includes the following coding sequences:
- the LOC6626662 gene encoding cilia- and flagella- associated protein 210 — translation MLRLKFNKACIAQPGHTRLIKNRNLQPVVVSAKRFDDIMSRSTMAQKQAALAAEEEERRYMTYLKEGSDWVCKRFTNTGNISFDEERQAKLDQELHEATIRERQTMLEHEQMRVNRVMRANRILEDMKPGQRALQHAVIESEVYYQRKFNEALNRGIAEEARKQQRIDEEQCPELLMPSCNVTEEEEKAREAAKAVELRAYFLKDLEERRLQRLAKKKQEDYDVIIERAQYKLLHEKEKRAAKERAEKNREFYRRAYQDALKEKAEIAKYESMCNEIDDRVLCVDLVKRRKLDARYGKEIKELRDKRILKKEACAVQLCYQAQAQKRLAHSHEVLVINQHDEQIKLDEKLRQCKINKLSQQRHAYELEDRKRQELQRQRDAEIRRFKIAERFKVEEANNCFNTAQKRNMDKATANLRDILYGQREEFLKKRQQEQVRLSACREDPYLQEDVLFFGDAVKAIKDARKIGRPVFPIAKAVEFYRRSNQIDEVPEGRMVGRSKIRDYCWPGYYSKADLAYKKYEHREQCRQEQQRDRNQIFANCIKITKMATKEQPYKKCPTGGLIKCCQHRGLPVVDSIDSFDRASNLFHEEDPLPGGYPTPIQSAKSDTFSQQNSALFPKLRSMQDNSKGSKQGSLDSHISKQLSSQKIVCNPNRSDSLRASAGATQLGQKSRNRKPLNSTQTCYS, via the exons atgctgAGGCTAAAATTCAACAAGGCTTGCATAGCGCAACCCGGCCACACGAGGCTCATCAAGAATCGCAATCTTCAACCTGTTGTGGTGTCAGCGAAGCGCTTTGATGACATCATGTCCAGGTCAACTATGGCACAGAAGCAAGCAGCTCTGGCTGCGGAAGAGGAAGAGCGTCGCTACATGACATACCTCAAGGAGGGTAGCGATTGGGTCTGCAAGCGCTTCACGAACACGGGTAATATCTCGTTCGACGAGGAGAGGCAAGCAAAACTCGATCAGGAACTGCACGAGGCTACAATCAGAGAAAGGCAAACCATGCTCGAGCACGAGCAAATGCGCGTGAACCGCGTCATGCGCGCTAACCGAATACTGGAGGACATGAAGCCAGGTCAACGAGCTCTGCAACACGCCGTGATCGAGAGCGAAGTGTATTATCAGCGAAAATTCAATGAAGCACTAAATCGGGGAATTGCTGAAGAGGCGCGAAAGCAGCAGCGTATCGATGAAGAACAGTGTCCAGAGCTTTTGATGCCCTCTTGCAACGTCACTGAGGAGGAGGAAAAAGCCCGTGAAGCAGCGAAAGCGGTCGAGTTACGTGCCTACTTTTTAAAGGATCTGGAAGAGAGGCGACTTCAAAGATTGGCCAAAAAGAAGCAGGAGGATTACGACGTAATTATCGAGCGTGCACAGTACAAGCTTCTGCACGAGAAGGAAAAAAGAGCAGCCAAGGAGCGCGCTGAAAAAAATCGCGAGTTTTACCGTCGTGCCTACCAAGATGCTCTCAAAGAGAAGGCCGAGATAGCCAAAT ACGAGAGCATGTGTAATGAGATCGACGATAGAGTCCTTTGCGTTGATCTCGTAAAGCGTCGCAAGCTAGACGCCCGGTACGGTAAAGAAATCAAGGAGCTGCGTGACAAGCGAATACTCAAGAAGGAGGCGTGCGCCGTTCAGCTATGCTACCAGGCACAGGCGCAAAAGCGATTGGCTCACTCGCATGAAGTCCTTGTTATCAATCAACATGATGAACAGATTAAGTTGGACGAGAAACTACGCCAGTGTAAGATAAATAAGTTGTCCCAGCAGCGTCATGCATACGAGCTGGAGGATCGCAAACGGCAAGAGCTGCAACGCCAGCGAGATGCAGAGATTCGTCGCTTTAAAATTGCAGAACGATTCAAGGTCGAGGAAGCCAACAACTGTTTCAATACAGCCCAGAAGCGGAATATGGATAAAGCGACTGCAAACCTGCGGGACATACTTTATGGCCAGCGGGAAGAGTTCCTTAAAAAACGTCAACAGGAGCAAGTGCGTCTGTCAGCTTGCCGAGAAGATCCGTATCTGCAAGAagatgttttattttttggtgaTGCGGTTAAGGCGATTAAGGATGCACGTAAGATAGGACGTCCTGTTTTTCCAATTGCCAAAGCTGTGGAGTTCTACCGACGCAGCAACCAGATTGATGAGGTGCCTGAGGGTCGTATGGTGGGCAGGAGCAAAATACGAGACTATTGCTGGCCAGGATACTACTCCAAGGCAGATTTGGCGTACAAAAAGTACGAGCATCGCGAGCAATGCCGCCAGGAACAGCAAAGAGATCGCAATCAGATCTTTgccaattgcattaaaatcaCCAAAATGGCAACCAAAGAGCAGCCATACAAAAAGTGCCCTACGGGGGGCCTCATCAAGTGTTGCCAACATCGCGGCCTACCTGTTGTCGACAGCATCGATTCCTTCGATCGTGCTAGCAATCTATTCCACGAGGAAGATCCTCTTCCTGGTGGCTATCCAACTCCTATACAGTCTGCAAAGTCGGATACATTTTCTCAGCAAAATAGTGCACTCTTTCCAAAGCTGAGAAGTATGCAGGACAACTCCAAAGGATCCAAACAAGGTTCTTTGGATTCGCATATTTCTAAGCAGCTTTCGAGCCAAAAGATAGTTTGCAATCCAAATCGTTCGGATTCATTAAGGGCATCAGCTGGGGCTACCCAATTAGGTCAAAAGTCACGCAATAGAAAACCACTTAATTCAACTCAAACATGTTATTCTTGA
- the LOC6626661 gene encoding cilia- and flagella- associated protein 210: protein MKLNKVCFAQPGHVKFIKSPKGFPVVVSAKRFGGIMDRSRMEKKHAALAAEEEEKRYMNYLKEGSDWLCSRFTKMSHQDLDKEKQAKLDQELREAAIREKQVKYEDDLNRKRRVIRANRILENMKENQRALHHAVVESEVIYQRKYNEAVDREIAEDAQRQKRLEDENCPEVLIPFSTITEEQLKAQEKAKALIVRAEILKDCNERRERRLAEKEQEECDVLIERAQYQCLYEKEQKEAKERAEKKREFCRRAYKDALEEKAAIKEYERICDKITDRIICADVTRRRTLDTRYNKDFKANLAKKIRDRENRAIQICRLHQKNKRQAQDHENQVGEQYDAEVQMDEGRRQCEIDELSRQRRAYELTERRQAQERRERDAEIRRFQIANRLKNMETNRRFCATQKRHKDQATANLRDILFGQRDDFLDRRQRQLMHMSSCQADPYIKEDAIFFDDALKAVVHARKTGRPVFPMAKAVEIYTRKNQIDKAPESRMVGRSRIRDYCWPGYHSKADLAYKNYAQREKCREDLQYERNQIFDKCIKITKIAAEEQPYIKCELECPMKCFQHRGMPAVESVDSFDCGSNVCNEEDLQLGQCPIAMEVSENCDESLRSNKSADSIKAHWSSPNLRESPLNSASSMKTIGGVQQCSSNDKFSKTTDRKRIWR from the exons ATGAAGCTGAATAAAGTTTGTTTTGCCCAGCCCGGCCATGTGAAATTTATAAAGAGTCCCAAGGGTTTTCCCGTGGTTGTCAGTGCCAAGCGCTTTGGTGGCATAATGGATAGATCCCGCATGGAAAAGAAGCATGCAGCCCTGGCCGCAGAGGAAGAAGAGAAACGTTACATGAATTACCTAAAGGAAGGCAGTGATTGGCTGTGCAGCCGTTTCACAAAGATGTCGCACCAGGACTTGGATAAGGAAAAGCAGGCGAAACTTGATCAGGAACTGAGGGAAGCAGCAATCAGGGAAAAGCAGGTTAAATATGAGGATGATTTGAACCGAAAAAGACGCGTCATTCGTGCTAATCGAATATTGGAGAACATGAAGGAGAATCAAAGAGCATTGCACCATGCAGTGGTCGAGAGCGAAGTGATATATCAAAGAAAATACAACGAGGCTGTTGATCGTGAAATTGCCGAAGACGCTCAGCGTCAAAAGCGTCTGGAAGACGAGAACTGCCCAGAAGTCTTGATACCATTCTCCACCATAACAGAGGAGCAGCTAAAAGCTCAGGAAAAGGCGAAGGCGCTGATTGTGCGCGCGGAAATCCTAAAGGACTGCAATGAGAGACGCGAGAGGAGATTAGCCGAAAAAGAGCAAGAGGAATGCGATGTTCTCATCGAGCGCGCGCAGTACCAATGCCTGTACGAGAAGGAACAGAAGGAAGCCAAGGAGCGGGCCGAAAAGAAGCGCGAATTTTGCCGTCGTGCCTATAAAGATGCTCTCGAGGAAAAGGCAGCGATCAAAGAAT ACGAACGCATCTGCGATAAAATTACCGATCGTATCATCTGCGCTGATGTGACTAGACGCCGTACTCTGGACACGCGCTACAATAAAGATTTTAAGGCGAATTTAGCGAAGAAAATACGCGATCGAGAGAATCGGGCTATACAAATCTGCCGCCTCCATCAGAAAAACAAACGCCAGGCCCAGGATCATGAGAATCAAGTAGGGGAGCAATATGATGCAGAGGTGCAAATGGACGAGGGACGTCGCCAATGTGAGATAGATGAGCTGTCAAGGCAGCGTCGTGCCTACGAGCTGACGGAACGCAGGCAGGCTCAGGAGCGACGTGAACGGGATGCAGAGATTCGCCGCTTTCAAATTGCTAATCGACTCAAGAACATGGAGACCAATAGAAGATTCTGTGCAACGCAGAAACGTCATAAGGATCAAGCAACGGCCAATTTACGAGACATACTCTTTGGTCAACGGGATGATTTCTTGGATCGACGTCAGCGGCAGCTAATGCATATGTCTTCTTGCCAAGCGGATCCTTACATTAAAGAGGACGCGATATTCTTTGATGATGCGCTCAAGGCAGTCGTGCATGCGCGCAAAACGGGACGTCCTGTTTTTCCGATGGCCAAGGCTGTGGAGATCTACACACGCAAGAACCAAATCGATAAGGCTCCCGAGAGTCGTATGGTGGGCAGGAGTAGAATACGCGACTATTGCTGGCCTGGATACCATTCCAAGGCGGATTTGGCTTACAAAAACTACGCTCAAAGGGAAAAGTGTCGCGAGGATCTGCAGTATGAACGCAATCAGATATTTGACAAGTGTATTAAAATCACTAAAATTGCTGCCGAAGAGCAGCCGTATATAAAATGCGAACTGGAGTGCCCCATGAAGTGCTTTCAGCACCGCGGCATGCCTGCCGTCGAAAGTGTCGATTCCTTTGATTGTGGAAGCAATGTCTGCAACGAGGAGGATCTTCAGCTGGGTCAGTGTCCAATTGCTATGGAGGTTTCAGAAAATTGTGATGAGAGTCTTCGATCGAATAAGTCGGCAGATTCAATTAAGGCACATTGGAGCTCTCCAAACTTAAGAGAAAGCCCATTAAATAGCGCGAGCTCGATGAAAACTATAGGTGGAGTTCAGCAATGCAGTTCAAATGACAAATTCAGCAAAACAACCGATCGTAAGCGTATTTGGCGTTAA
- the LOC6626663 gene encoding small ribosomal subunit protein uS11A, which translates to MAPRKAKVQKEEVQVSLGPQVRDGENVFGVAHIYASFNDTFVHVTDLSGRETIARVTGGMKVKADRDESSPYAAMLAAQDVAERCKALGITALHIKLRATGGNRTKTPGPGAQSALRALARSSMKIGRIEDVTPIPSDSTRKKGGRRGRRL; encoded by the coding sequence ATGGCGCCCAGGAAGGCTAAGGTTCAGAAAGAGGAAGTTCAGGTGTCGCTGGGCCCGCAGGTGCGAGATGGCGAGAATGTTTTTGGCGTTGCCCACATCTATGCCAGTTTTAATGACACGTTTGTCCACGTTACCGACCTATCCGGTCGCGAAACTATCGCACGTGTCACTGGCGGCATGAAGGTCAAGGCCGATCGTGACGAGTCTTCACCCTACGCCGCCATGCTGGCCGCCCAGGATGTGGCTGAAAGGTGTAAGGCACTTGGCATTACTGCACTGCACATCAAATTACGCGCTACGGGCGGCAACAGAACCAAGACACCCGGACCCGGCGCTCAATCCGCATTGCGTGCTCTGGCTCGCTCATCCATGAAAATCGGTCGCATTGAGGATGTGACACCCATTCCATCCGACTCCACACGCAAGAAGGGCGGTCGTCGTGGCCGCCGTCTCTAA
- the LOC6626660 gene encoding meiosis-specific nuclear structural protein 1: protein MTGNSICGAVPTHTELLNKRNTKPFVISSERFNAMLARSGKDQILNESVREEYRYKQYLKEGNDALCKCFPVKTVLSPEQEDQVHFYEMNRKVLEGSRKQQLHEQQLRNERIVKANKILESLKPSQRALRQAQIESDVIYQRQYNEALNQEISEKARQQERLDEQHCPERLIPFCNLTEQQLKAQQQEKSDTVRKQFLKDLEERQQRKLAEKEQELYEEIIEREQYKCLQKKEEQAAKELAENKREFCRRAYRESLKDKAEIKKNERICEQIEDRVICVDVTKRRYLEARSKKAFKTMQARDMSERDAWAKQICLMEKANTRKAQDLQENLEKHYEFEIEIDEARRQCQKEELSNQRRAYELEERKQAEERRRRDAEIRRFDIAERLKNQEANKRFNSTEKRRKDKATAELRDQLHCQRDEFQQRRKDQQMRISACQPDLYLQQDVEFYDQALKVISEAHTNGRPTHPLVKAVETYRRENKIDMIPKSRANRRCKIRDYCWTGYHSKADLAYKKYEQRETCRKDQATAQHQILINCIKISKIAAEKPPCKAAVSESPVKCFQRRGMPSIESVDSFDCGSNVCCADDPQPGPCPSVLEVMRTCDTNLESIRADDAPYISDTCSGSMDHKVPPNTTKAKLKHHHGQTKRTTQSLESNHSSTLSKMHQTKNHKGPPKQPNRASIWR, encoded by the exons ATGACGGGCAATAGTATTTGCGGAGCAGTGCCAACCCACACAGAACTCTTAAATAAACGCAATACGAAACCTTTTGTAATTAGTTCCGAACGATTTAATGCCATGCTGGCCAGGTCCGGTAAGGACCAAATACTTAACGAGTCTGTAAGGGAGGAGTATCGCTATAAGCAATATCTGAAAGAAGGCAACGATGCCCTTTGCAAATGTTTCCCAGTCAAAACAGTCCTGTCGCCTGAGCAGGAGGACCAAGTCCATTTTTATGAGATGAATAGAAAAGTTTTAGAAGGTAGCAGAAAACAACAATTACATGAACAACAGCTACGCAATGAACGCATTGTGAAAGCAAATAAGATACTAGAAAGCCTAAAGCCGTCTCAAAGAGCTCTGCGCCAGGCACAGATCGAGAGCGATGTGATCTATCAGCGGCAATATAATGAAGCCCTTAATCAGGAGATATCTGAAAAGGCCCGGCAACAGGAGCGCCTAGATGAACAGCACTGTCCGGAAAGATTGATACCCTTTTGCAATCTCACAGAGCAGCAGCTTAAGGCCCAGCAGCAGGAAAAATCGGACACCGTGCGCAAGCAATTCCTCAAGGATCTCGAAGAGCGGCAACAACGCAAATTAGCTGAAAAGGAACAAGAGCTCTACGAGGAAATTATCGAGCGTGAGCAGTACAAGTGCCTGCAGAAGAAAGAGGAGCAGGCAGCCAAAGAGCTGGCAGAAAATAAACGCGAGTTTTGCCGTCGTGCCTATCGGGAATCGCTCAAGGATAAGGCCGAGATCAAGAAAA ACGAACGCATCTGTGAGCAGATTGAGGACCGCGTCATTTGCGTAGATGTCACCAAACGCCGTTACCTGGAGGCGCGTTCCAAAAAGGCATTCAAAACGATGCAAGCGAGGGATATGTCCGAGCGTGATGCATGGGCTAAGCAGATCTGCCTCATGGAGAAAGCGAACACTCGGAAAGCCCAGGACTTGCAGgaaaatcttgaaaaacattatGAGTTTGAAATAGAGATAGATGAAGCCCGACGTCAATGTCAGAAGGAAGAACTTTCCAATCAGCGTCGTGCCTACGAATTGGAAGAGCGCAAGCAGGCTGAAGAGCGCCGTCGACGGGATGCGGAGATTCGTCGATTTGACATAGCTGAACGTTTAAAGAACCAGGAAGCCAATAAACGATTCAATTCGACAGAAAAAAGGCGCAAAGATAAGGCAACTGCTGAACTACGTGACCAACTCCACTGCCAGCGGGACGAGTTCCAGCAGCGACGTAAAGATCAGCAAATGCGCATCTCTGCTTGCCAACCCGATCTCTATTTGCAACAGGACGTAGAGTTTTACGACCAGGCGCTTAAAGTGATTTCCGAGGCGCATACGAATGGACGACCGACACACCCATTGGTGAAGGCAGTGGAAACTTACCGACGCGAAAACAAGATAGACATGATTCCCAAAAGTCGTGCAAACCGTAGATGCAAGATACGCGACTATTGCTGGACAGGCTACCACTCAAAGGCGGATTTGGCATACAAAAAGTATGAACAGCGGGAAACATGTCGAAAAGACCAGGCGACGGCCCAGCATCAGATTTTGATAAACTGCATTAAAATTAGTAAAATAGCTGCTGAGAAACCACCGTGTAAAGCCGCCGTTTCGGAGAGCCCTGTCAAGTGCTTTCAACGTCGCGGCATGCCTTCCATCGAAAGTGTGGATTCCTTCGATTGTGGAAGCAATGTCTGCTGCGCAGATGATCCTCAGCCTGGTCCATGCCCAAGTGTCTTGGAGGTTATGAGGACATGTGATACAAATCTAGAATCGATTAGAGCTGATGATGCACCCTATATAAGTGACACATGTTCGGGTTCCATGGACCATAAAGTTCCACCGAATACTACAAAAGCTAAGCTTAAGCACCATCATGGACAGACGAAACGGACTACACAATCTCTCGAATCGAATCACTCGAGCACACTTAGTAAAATGCATCAAACTAAAAATCACAAAGGACCACCTAAACAACCCAATCGAGCTAGCATTTGGCGTTGA
- the LOC6626659 gene encoding luciferin 4-monooxygenase: MAAKALFPTLYDAETKTWSGIRRRPYFDPDCSVGEVFYTALRNWPNQVVQINDSDGRKVTNAEISQWGTRLALYLRREKLTQEDVVGIIGSSSTYVGPLVVACFFNATPFHAVNATRDAPTIATLFLVTKPKIMFCDGSDYERIKEVTKDWAPKIITLTGRVEGVPFIEDLLQPVAGEHLFQPASLNKNGDQTALILCSSGTSGLPKAVALSHKHVTKIAPFCKSTDLLLTHATVDWATGFIAIAIGLLYGVPRVLFDGGFNAEKFIGMIQKYKATTLVLAPWQAYEVFTNPLATEESLDSIRFSFITGGWISMQVLQRAQSLMKKSIVAFSYGTTETGAITVNIDHSLQSSVGRIFPGMRIRIIDEHGNNLAHNEVGEVLIDIGSKWLGYVANPVDTEATLQNGWINLGDLGYFDSDNNLYLVDRKKDLLKYKSKHYWPNELEQIIAELPDVLHVCVVGVRDIRNGDSAGALVIKKSGSPLTEQQVIEQVAQRVVVDYKQLHSGVQFVDVIPRNQNGKLMRSLARKEFEARMK; encoded by the exons ATGGCAGCTAAAGCTTTGTTTCCAACGCTCTACGATGCGGAGACCAAAACCTGGAGTGGCATCAGAAGGCGTCCATACTTTGATCCCGACTGCTCCGTGGGTGAAGTATTCTACACAGCCCTAAGGAATTGGCCCAATCAAGTTGTCCAG ATCAATGATTCGGACGGCAGAAAAGTGACTAATGCGGAAATCTCCCAATGGGGCACACGCTTGGCCCTTTACCTGAGGCGGGAGAAGCTGACTCAAGAGGATGTCGTTGGCATCATTGGCAGCTCCAGCACTTATGTGGGGCCCCTGGTTGTGGCCTGTTTCTTCAATGCAACGCCATTCCATGCGGTGAATGCCACGCGAGATGCCCCCACCATTGCTACCCTCTTTCTGGTGACAAAGCCAAAGATCATGTTCTGTGATGGTTCCGACTATGAGCGCATTAAAGAAGTCACTAAGGATTGGGCGCCCAAAATTATAACCCTCACAGGTCGAGTAGAGGGTGTGCCCTTTATTGAGGATCTATTGCAGCCCGTAGCTGGCGAGCACTTATTTCA ACCCGCTTCATTAAATAAGAATGGCGATCAGACGGCCCTCATTTTGTGCTCGTCGGGCACCTCGGGTCTGCCGAAGGCAGTGGCTCTATCCCACAAGCATGTTACCAAAATAGCCCC ATTTTGCAAAAGCACAGATCTGCTGTTGACGCATGCGACTGTCGATTGGGCGACGGGATTCATAGCCATCGCAATTGGATTACTCTATGGGGTGCCACGCGTATTATTCGATGGAGGCTTCAATGCAGAGAAGTTCATTGGCATGATACAGAAGTATAAGGCGACCACGCTTGTGCTGGCACCCTGGCAGGCCTATGAGGTATTCACCAATCCGCTGGCCACAGAAGAGTCCTTGGACTCTATAAGATTTTCCTTCATCACCGGTGGCTGGATCTCGATGCAGGTGCTGCAGCGAGCGCAGAGCCTCATGAAGAAATCGATTGTGGCCTTCTCTTACGGGACCACCGAAACGGGTGCTATTACGGTCAATATTGATCACAGCCTGCAGAGCTCAGTGGGTCGAATCTTTCCGGGCATGCGCATCAGGATTATCGATGAGCATGGCAACAATCTGGCCCACAATGAGGTCGGCGAGGTGCTAATAGACATTGGCTCCAAATGGCTGGGCTATGTGGCCAATCCCGTGGACACGGAGGCCACCCTGCAGAATGGTTGGATCAATCTCGGCGATCTGGGCTACTTTGACAGCGACAACAATCTATACCTCGTGGATCGCAAAAAGGATCTGCTCAAGTACAAATCCAAGCACTATTGGCCCAATGAACTAGAACAAATCATCGCCGAGCTGCCCGATGTCCTACATGTCTGTGTAGTCGGTGTGCGGGATATTAGAAATGGTGATTCAGCTGGCGCCCTGGTCATCAAAAAGTCCGGCTCGCCACTTACCGAGCAGCAGGTCATTGAGCAGGTCGCCCAGCGTGTTGTCGTGGACTACAAACAGCTCCATTCCGGCGTACAGTTCGTAGATGTGATACCAAGGAACCAGAATGGTAAGCTCATGAGAAGCCTGGCCAGGAAGGAGTTTGAGGCGCGCATGAAGTAG